A genomic segment from Necator americanus strain Aroian chromosome III, whole genome shotgun sequence encodes:
- a CDS encoding hypothetical protein (NECATOR_CHRIII.G9735.T4), whose translation MWTPLLAFLPLITAMRVDPERIAARLRIEAEIENDREIKRSGRDRRQLQPKEISIQVTAPLFSSRLFEYGKDAEDNEVPQALDVGKKVQLTNPLNYYGEDYNTVYVLSNGAIGFEANARTYKAGLFPNGARLIAPFWNRNDLRKGGHVYYREVTKGRVLERGQSEIRYQYDRSVHVKSAVIVTWEKMQPLEGTTALPEENTNTFQAALFITDNGTYANFIYSNIGWTQGAEECKPASTLWNCGPSKRISPPPRPPPPPPPHRLRRRCFRLAKQAGFNRGDGSEHYALPTSGTGNIMYLEEYGNTGIPGEWMFELGETRVVRCKQGIKGDTCDEECTAGEWGADCASCCHCGDGTCHPLTGECPRGCAECWLGGNCQTKKENCHARASAQCAPNAISFTDYDRCGEPLQRCQCLSGFSGDGYKNCHDIDECREQVCHKNAVCTNTPGRYFCQCGEGFSGDGVTECVASFLFPSDGHQPLPKSKASKVLWQLKSPMKLFGSSYDKITITASGLLSLTDVSKTSGEKLEEMKMIGVAPFFAPIDTSRGGHVTVAEVTDSETLTRVTRNIQEKYDEPSFQAKSVLIVTYMNVTDGKTQRGNTFQTLLISGTNAKKEKMTFAELLYKDMQWGEGAEAGIMTNDISSSVTLPGSGTQGIEQLTQLSNVGQPGVWLFRVDEPSIQPCPLAGQQPPYCQKKTRPTDRILTSRPPQKIRPPVVSHDADPHVEGVSVVGVPVGAPRTIQPQLETIRTHNTIGNTQLEISVTTAPIFPERTTPPKTTRPRPRYESTPHRPIVSLGDNDFEELEPDVFEITFPPFVTVIPEVFTSKPKQLPDFTVQESSTITTRALTTTEATFPTFKLSDAEETLVTVAPVKAQPQTTMKQKTPSVEETFGTGEPLKEEDLFEVRIEPEMMPTLTKEHTGVQNLEKTDTMTKVPEVHTTEEVPEVPERHLTTPSTKGAQIFVFTTTKAVIIEI comes from the exons ATGTGGACGCCGTTGTTGGCGTTCCTTCCTCTGATTACGGCGATGCGAGTCGATCCGGAACGAATCGCAGCTCGATTGAGGATCGAAGCTGAAATCGAGAACGATCGTGAGATTAAACGTAGCGGACGAGATCGTAGGCAATTACAACCGAAAGAGATTAGTATACAA GTTACTGCTCCGTTATTTTCTTCACGATTATTCGAATACGGTAAAGATGCAGAGGACAATGAAGTGCCACAAGCGTTAGATGTTGGGAAAAAGGTCCAATTGACAAATCCACTAAACTATTACGGCGAAGACTATAACACTGTCTAT GTGCTTTCAAACGGTGCTATTGGTTTTGAAGCAAATGCACGGACGTATAAGGCTGGATTATTCCCGAATGGAGCGCGGTTGATCGCCCCATTCTGGAATCGAAACGATCTACGAAAAGGCGGTCATGTTTATTATAGAGAAGTTACAA AAGGTCGAGTATTGGAACGCGGCCAAAGCGAAATACGCTATCAATACGATCGATCGGTACATGTGAAATCGGCGGTGATTGTTACTTGGGAAAAAATGCAACCGTTGGAAGGTACAACGGCACTTCCGGAAGAG AATACCAACACTTTTCAAGCAGCTCTGTTTATTACTGACAATGGAACGTATGCGAACTTTATCTACAGCAATATTGGATGGACCCAGGGAGCGGAG GAATGCAAACCGGCCTCGACGCTCTGGAATTGCGGTCCGTCTAAAAGGATTTCGCCTCCACCccgaccaccaccaccacctcctcctcATCGACTACGTAGAAGATGCTTTCGTTTAGCGAAACAA GCTGGGTTCAATCGTGGCGATGGTTCCGAGCACTACGCTCTACCGACATCTGGCACCGGAAACATTATGTATCTGGAAGAGTACGGTAACACTGGGATTCCTGGCGAATGGATGTTTGAACTGGGAGAAACCAGAGTTGTTCGTTGCAAACAGGGAATCAAAGGAGACACTTGTGATGAAG agtgCACTGCCGGTGAATGGGGTGCGGATTGCGCATCGTGCTGTCATTGCGGTGATGGGACCTGCCATCCGCTCACTGGAGAATGTCCCAGAGGATGTGCAGAATGTTGGTTGGGAGGGAATTGTCAAACAA AGAAGGAAAATTGTCATGCGAGGGCATCAGCTCAATGTGCACCAAACGCCATCTCCTTCACTGACTACGATCGCTGCGGTGAACCGTTGCAGAGATGTCAGTGCTTGTCCGGATTCAGCGGTGATGGATACAAAAATTGTCATG ACATTGACGAATGCCGCGAGCAGGTGTGTCATAAGAACGCCGTGTGCACAAACACTCCAGGGCGCTACTTCTGCCAATGTGGAGAAGGCTTCTCAG GTGACGGAGTAACGGAATGTGTCGCCTCGTTCCTCTTCCCGTCCGATGGACATCAGCCATTACCGAAGAGTAAGGCGTCCAAG GTTTTGTGGCAGTTAAAGTCGCCAATGAAACTGTTTGGAAGTTCGTACGACAAGATTACG ATCACAGCATCCGGTCTGCTCTCGTTGACAGATGTCTCGAAAACAAGCGGTGAAAAgctggaagaaatgaaaatgattggAGTTGCACCATTTTTTGCACCAATCGACACTAGTCGAGGAGGACATGTGACCGTAGCTGAAGTTACTG ATTCGGAGACACTCACTCGTGTAACACGTAATATCCAGGAGAAATATGATGAGCCATCGTTCCAAGCAAAGAGTGTTCTCATAGTGACTTACATGAATGTCACCGATGGAAAAACTCAG agAGGCAACACCTTCCAAACATTGCTCATCAGTGGAACGAAcgctaaaaaagaaaagatgacaTTTGCGGAATTACTTTACAAGGATATGCAATGGGGAGAAGGAGCTGAG GCTGGAATCATGACCAACGATATCTCTTCCTCAGTCACTCTTCCAGGATCGGGAACTCAAGGAATTGAACAACTCACTCAGCTGAGCAACGTTGGACAACCAGGCGTATGGTTGTTCAGAGTCG ATGAACCATCAATTCAACCATGTCCATTGGCGGGACAACAACCACCGTACTGTCAGAAGAAAACTCGTCCTACCGACAGAATCTTGACATCACGGCCTCCTCAGA aaattcgTCCTCCCGTCGTTTCACATGACGCTGATCCTCATGTTGAAGGCGTATCAGTGGTAGGTGTTCCTGTTGGAGCACCTCGTACTATTCAACCTCAACTTGAAACAATTAGAACTCATAACACTATCGGAAATACGCAACTGGAG ATCTCCGTCACCACAGCTCCGATCTTCCCAGAACGAACAACACCACCGAAAACAACTCGTCCACGTCCAAGATATGAGAGTACTCCACACCG tcCGATTGTTTCTCTTGGCGATAACGATTTTGAAGAACTCGAACCGGATGTTTTCGAAATTACCTTCCCACCGTTTGTCacagtcattccagaggtctTCACTTCGAAACCCAAACAACTTCCAGATTTTACCGTTCAG GAGTCATCCACTATCACTACTCGAGCTTTGACAACTACGGAAGCAACATTCCCTACATTCAAGCTATCAGATGCAGAGGAAACGCTTGTCACAGTAGCACCTGTGAAAGCTCAACCTCAGACAaccatgaaacaaaaaactccATCGGTGGAAGAAACCTTTGGAACAGGTGAACCTCTGAAAGAGGAAGATTTGTTCGAAGTTCGAATCGAACCCGAAATGATGCCAACTCTCACGAAAGAACACACTGGAGTGCAGAATCTGGAGAAAACAGACACTATGACAAAA GTACCTGAAGTGCATACCACTGAAGAAGTTCCTGAAGTTCCTGAAAGACATCTTACGACACCGTCAACAAAAGGAGCGCAGATCTTCGTTTTCACTACGACGAAAGCGGTAATCATTGAAATTTGA
- a CDS encoding hypothetical protein (NECATOR_CHRIII.G9736.T1), producing MWDVRDLFIYILEADEDKIKVQGGTLYGFDGIQQNTVQRTAIYLVSLNSPCSPFFRINNALASFLCLLFEFRIKS from the exons ATGTGGGATGTGCGGgatttatttatctacatTTTAGAAGCAGATGAAGACAAGATAAAGGTTCAAG GTGGTACGCTATATGGATTCGATGGGATTCAGCAGAATACTGTTCAACGGACTGCTATTTATTTGGTTAGCCTTAATTCGCCTTGCtcgcctttttttcgaatcaatAATGCTCTTGCTTCGTTCCTTTGTTTACTATTTGAGTTTAGGATTAAGTCGtga
- a CDS encoding hypothetical protein (NECATOR_CHRIII.G9735.T3), producing the protein MKLFGSSYDKITITASGLLSLTDVSKTSGEKLEEMKMIGVAPFFAPIDTSRGGHVTVAEVTDSETLTRVTRNIQEKYDEPSFQAKSVLIVTYMNVTDGKTQRGNTFQTLLISGTNAKKEKMTFAELLYKDMQWGEGAEAGIMTNDISSSVTLPGSGTQGIEQLTQLSNVGQPGVWLFRVDEPSIQPCPLAGQQPPYCQKKTRPTDRILTSRPPQKIRPPVVSHDADPHVEGVSVVGVPVGAPRTIQPQLETIRTHNTIGNTQLEISVTTAPIFPERTTPPKTTRPRPRYESTPHRPIVSLGDNDFEELEPDVFEITFPPFVTVIPEVFTSKPKQLPDFTVQESSTITTRALTTTEATFPTFKLSDAEETLVTVAPVKAQPQTTMKQKTPSVEETFGTGEPLKEEDLFEVRIEPEMMPTLTKEHTGVQNLEKTDTMTKVPEVHTTEEVPEVPERHLTTPSTKGAQIFVFTTTKATTRVTQRRPNIVTAGTTTTVEPEEDREAAASKMAIIIPSVIVVVWIMLLIAIALFVCCRRRSSSAQLRPYGPVYSVQPTAYALKRNGKHVEGSYEDHMEKAARLSNEMNAYSQSGRMSLYGSYWNLNNSPNSNPSSNRQHSPQYNGYTPSRYSYTGRY; encoded by the exons ATGAAACTGTTTGGAAGTTCGTACGACAAGATTACG ATCACAGCATCCGGTCTGCTCTCGTTGACAGATGTCTCGAAAACAAGCGGTGAAAAgctggaagaaatgaaaatgattggAGTTGCACCATTTTTTGCACCAATCGACACTAGTCGAGGAGGACATGTGACCGTAGCTGAAGTTACTG ATTCGGAGACACTCACTCGTGTAACACGTAATATCCAGGAGAAATATGATGAGCCATCGTTCCAAGCAAAGAGTGTTCTCATAGTGACTTACATGAATGTCACCGATGGAAAAACTCAG agAGGCAACACCTTCCAAACATTGCTCATCAGTGGAACGAAcgctaaaaaagaaaagatgacaTTTGCGGAATTACTTTACAAGGATATGCAATGGGGAGAAGGAGCTGAG GCTGGAATCATGACCAACGATATCTCTTCCTCAGTCACTCTTCCAGGATCGGGAACTCAAGGAATTGAACAACTCACTCAGCTGAGCAACGTTGGACAACCAGGCGTATGGTTGTTCAGAGTCG ATGAACCATCAATTCAACCATGTCCATTGGCGGGACAACAACCACCGTACTGTCAGAAGAAAACTCGTCCTACCGACAGAATCTTGACATCACGGCCTCCTCAGA aaattcgTCCTCCCGTCGTTTCACATGACGCTGATCCTCATGTTGAAGGCGTATCAGTGGTAGGTGTTCCTGTTGGAGCACCTCGTACTATTCAACCTCAACTTGAAACAATTAGAACTCATAACACTATCGGAAATACGCAACTGGAG ATCTCCGTCACCACAGCTCCGATCTTCCCAGAACGAACAACACCACCGAAAACAACTCGTCCACGTCCAAGATATGAGAGTACTCCACACCG tcCGATTGTTTCTCTTGGCGATAACGATTTTGAAGAACTCGAACCGGATGTTTTCGAAATTACCTTCCCACCGTTTGTCacagtcattccagaggtctTCACTTCGAAACCCAAACAACTTCCAGATTTTACCGTTCAG GAGTCATCCACTATCACTACTCGAGCTTTGACAACTACGGAAGCAACATTCCCTACATTCAAGCTATCAGATGCAGAGGAAACGCTTGTCACAGTAGCACCTGTGAAAGCTCAACCTCAGACAaccatgaaacaaaaaactccATCGGTGGAAGAAACCTTTGGAACAGGTGAACCTCTGAAAGAGGAAGATTTGTTCGAAGTTCGAATCGAACCCGAAATGATGCCAACTCTCACGAAAGAACACACTGGAGTGCAGAATCTGGAGAAAACAGACACTATGACAAAA GTACCTGAAGTGCATACCACTGAAGAAGTTCCTGAAGTTCCTGAAAGACATCTTACGACACCGTCAACAAAAGGAGCGCAGATCTTCGTTTTCACTACGACGAAAGCG ACAACGAGGGTTACTCAACGACGTCCGAATATTGTCACAGCTGGAACGACGACAACAGTCGAACCTGAAGAAGACCGAGAAGCAGCTGCAAGTA AAATGGCTATTATAATTCCAAGTGTTATTGTTGTGGTTTGGATTATGCTACTCATCGCGATCGCTTTGTTTGTATGCTGTCGGCGGAG ATCTTCATCGGCACAGTTGCGACCATATGGACCTGTGTATTCGGTGCAACCGACCGCATATGCTTTAAAACGGAACGGGAAGCACGTAGAAGGTTCTTACGAGGATCATATGGAAAAGGCTGCGAGATTAAGTAATGAAATGAACGCCTATAGCCAG TCTGGTCGTATGTCATTATATGGGTCTTACTGGAATTTGAATAACTCGCCTAACTCAAATCCTTCGTCAAATCGTCAGCATTCACCCCAATACAACGGGTACACTCCTTCG cgATACTCCTACACCGGCCGGTATTGA
- a CDS encoding hypothetical protein (NECATOR_CHRIII.G9735.T1) translates to MWTPLLAFLPLITAMRVDPERIAARLRIEAEIENDREIKRSGRDRRQLQPKEISIQVTAPLFSSRLFEYGKDAEDNEVPQALDVGKKVQLTNPLNYYGEDYNTVYVLSNGAIGFEANARTYKAGLFPNGARLIAPFWNRNDLRKGGHVYYREVTKGRVLERGQSEIRYQYDRSVHVKSAVIVTWEKMQPLEEYQHFSSSSVYY, encoded by the exons ATGTGGACGCCGTTGTTGGCGTTCCTTCCTCTGATTACGGCGATGCGAGTCGATCCGGAACGAATCGCAGCTCGATTGAGGATCGAAGCTGAAATCGAGAACGATCGTGAGATTAAACGTAGCGGACGAGATCGTAGGCAATTACAACCGAAAGAGATTAGTATACAA GTTACTGCTCCGTTATTTTCTTCACGATTATTCGAATACGGTAAAGATGCAGAGGACAATGAAGTGCCACAAGCGTTAGATGTTGGGAAAAAGGTCCAATTGACAAATCCACTAAACTATTACGGCGAAGACTATAACACTGTCTAT GTGCTTTCAAACGGTGCTATTGGTTTTGAAGCAAATGCACGGACGTATAAGGCTGGATTATTCCCGAATGGAGCGCGGTTGATCGCCCCATTCTGGAATCGAAACGATCTACGAAAAGGCGGTCATGTTTATTATAGAGAAGTTACAA AAGGTCGAGTATTGGAACGCGGCCAAAGCGAAATACGCTATCAATACGATCGATCGGTACATGTGAAATCGGCGGTGATTGTTACTTGGGAAAAAATGCAACCGTTGGAAG AATACCAACACTTTTCAAGCAGCTCTGTTTATTACTGA
- a CDS encoding hypothetical protein (NECATOR_CHRIII.G9735.T5) — MTTRVTQRRPNIVTAGTTTTVEPEEDREAAASKMAIIIPSVIVVVWIMLLIAIALFVCCRRRSSSAQLRPYGPVYSVQPTAYALKRNGKHVEGSYEDHMEKAARLSNEMNAYSQSGRMSLYGSYWNLNNSPNSNPSSNRQHSPQYNGYTPSRYSYTGRY, encoded by the exons ATG ACAACGAGGGTTACTCAACGACGTCCGAATATTGTCACAGCTGGAACGACGACAACAGTCGAACCTGAAGAAGACCGAGAAGCAGCTGCAAGTA AAATGGCTATTATAATTCCAAGTGTTATTGTTGTGGTTTGGATTATGCTACTCATCGCGATCGCTTTGTTTGTATGCTGTCGGCGGAG ATCTTCATCGGCACAGTTGCGACCATATGGACCTGTGTATTCGGTGCAACCGACCGCATATGCTTTAAAACGGAACGGGAAGCACGTAGAAGGTTCTTACGAGGATCATATGGAAAAGGCTGCGAGATTAAGTAATGAAATGAACGCCTATAGCCAG TCTGGTCGTATGTCATTATATGGGTCTTACTGGAATTTGAATAACTCGCCTAACTCAAATCCTTCGTCAAATCGTCAGCATTCACCCCAATACAACGGGTACACTCCTTCG cgATACTCCTACACCGGCCGGTATTGA
- a CDS encoding hypothetical protein (NECATOR_CHRIII.G9735.T2) — protein sequence MVPSTTLYRHLAPETLCIWKSTVTLGFLANGCLNWEKPELFVANRESKETLVMKSALPVNGVRIAHRAVIAVMGPAIRSLENVPEDVQNVGWEGIVKQRRKIVMRGHQLNVHQTPSPSLTTIAAVNRCRDVSACPDSAVMDTKIVMIVEVLL from the exons ATGGTTCCGAGCACTACGCTCTACCGACATCTGGCACCGGAAACATTATGTATCTGGAAGAGTACGGTAACACTGGGATTCCTGGCGAATGGATGTTTGAACTGGGAGAAACCAGAGTTGTTCGTTGCAAACAGGGAATCAAAGGAGACACTTGTGATGAAG agtgCACTGCCGGTGAATGGGGTGCGGATTGCGCATCGTGCTGTCATTGCGGTGATGGGACCTGCCATCCGCTCACTGGAGAATGTCCCAGAGGATGTGCAGAATGTTGGTTGGGAGGGAATTGTCAAACAA AGAAGGAAAATTGTCATGCGAGGGCATCAGCTCAATGTGCACCAAACGCCATCTCCTTCACTGACTACGATCGCTGCGGTGAACCGTTGCAGAGATGTCAGTGCTTGTCCGGATTCAGCGGTGATGGATACAAAAATTGTCATG ATTGTAGAAGTTTTACTGTAG